The DNA sequence GCTACATAACATAGCAATCAAACATTAACGTAAAGAATGACtgcacaaaaaataataataattattattattattattatatatatatatatatagagaagaATGAGTGCGATGCACGCGTAGGAGAGCAGTTGTTAGTATTTAAGGTTGAGTCAAGAATCAAagcatcatgatcttgaattcgtcGAAGCTGAGCACGCCATCGCCATTGAGGTCAAAGGTTTGAATCATCCTGGCGCACTCCTCGACGGACCTCGACTCGCCGAGGCGTTTGAGCATTCGACGGAGGCTCGAGGGGGTGATGCACCCCTGCCCTTCCGTTGCATACATCCCGAAGGCATCCCTCAggttcctccccttctcctcctccccctccgcctCCACCAGCTTCACAAAATCCTCCATTCCCAGCAACCCATCGCCGTCGGAGTCGCTCGACTCCACCGCGGACCGGGCGTCCTCAGGTGATATCTCCTCCCCTGCGGCCCTCATGCATTTGTGCAGCTCGGCGGGGGAGATCTTTCCGTCGCCGTTCTCGTCCAAGTAGTTGAAGACTCGTTCCAGCTCGGTAGGCGGTCTGGCTCCTTCCGACAACGTCAGGGTGTGACGAGGTGGCTCATAGATTTCCGCTTCTGCTGCTGCGCCTTTGTCGTGCTGCTTATTGGGTGACAGCATGCACCAAAGTCTACAAAGG is a window from the Musa acuminata AAA Group cultivar baxijiao chromosome BXJ2-1, Cavendish_Baxijiao_AAA, whole genome shotgun sequence genome containing:
- the LOC135599142 gene encoding probable calcium-binding protein CML31: MSQLILVNPTEEAAAAATSTISSTSAHPNKSSSKNRPVLCRLWCMLSPNKQHDKGAAAEAEIYEPPRHTLTLSEGARPPTELERVFNYLDENGDGKISPAELHKCMRAAGEEISPEDARSAVESSDSDGDGLLGMEDFVKLVEAEGEEEKGRNLRDAFGMYATEGQGCITPSSLRRMLKRLGESRSVEECARMIQTFDLNGDGVLSFDEFKIMML